One Acidobacteriota bacterium genomic region harbors:
- the rpmA gene encoding 50S ribosomal protein L27 has product MAHKKAGGSSRNGRDSNSQRLGVKRFGGQFVTGGCIIVRQRGTILKPGKNVGRGKDDTLFSMIDGVVKFEDKGRMGRFVSVYPVA; this is encoded by the coding sequence ATGGCTCATAAAAAGGCAGGCGGAAGTTCAAGGAACGGACGCGACAGCAATTCCCAGAGACTCGGCGTGAAGCGATTCGGCGGGCAATTCGTGACCGGCGGCTGCATTATCGTTCGCCAGAGGGGAACCATCCTGAAACCCGGCAAGAATGTCGGCAGGGGCAAAGACGACACCCTCTTCTCCATGATCGACGGGGTTGTAAAGTTCGAGGATAAAGGGAGAATGGGAAGATTCGTCAGCGTGTATCCCGTTGCCTGA
- the rplU gene encoding 50S ribosomal protein L21, translating into MFAVISTGGKQYKVKKGDIIEVEKLNANEGDAVEFDNVLMIKDKSRVMIGKPILQGAKVSGVVMDQKKGKKIIVFKKKRKKQYRRTKGHRQLLTSVKIEDIISIE; encoded by the coding sequence ATGTTTGCGGTGATCAGTACCGGCGGAAAGCAGTATAAAGTCAAAAAAGGCGATATCATCGAGGTCGAAAAGCTAAATGCCAACGAGGGAGATGCAGTCGAGTTCGATAACGTTCTCATGATAAAAGATAAATCCAGGGTGATGATAGGAAAGCCTATTCTTCAAGGGGCGAAGGTCAGCGGGGTCGTCATGGATCAGAAGAAAGGGAAGAAGATCATCGTCTTCAAGAAGAAGAGAAAAAAACAATACCGCAGGACGAAAGGGCACAGGCAGCTCTTAACAAGCGTGAAAATTGAAGATATAATATCAATAGAGTAG
- the recR gene encoding recombination mediator RecR translates to MVEEPIRKFVEEIVKLPGIGKKTAMRLAFHILKMPAEEVKALSSAIADLKDKIRFCSSCFNITDSELCRICSDPGRDRKTICVVEEPSNILPIEQSGHYKGLYHVLMGSISPIQGIGPEDLKVRELIKRLKGGEVSEVIIATNPNVEGEATSVYLSKLIKPLGPKVSRIAVGLPVGSDLEYIDEVTMSKALDGRRDL, encoded by the coding sequence ATGGTTGAAGAACCGATCAGGAAATTTGTTGAGGAGATCGTGAAGCTTCCCGGGATCGGGAAGAAGACGGCGATGAGGCTAGCCTTTCACATTCTGAAGATGCCTGCTGAAGAGGTCAAGGCACTCTCCAGCGCCATCGCCGATCTAAAGGATAAAATCCGGTTCTGCTCCTCCTGTTTCAACATCACCGATTCCGAACTTTGCAGGATCTGCTCCGATCCTGGAAGAGACAGGAAGACGATCTGCGTCGTCGAAGAACCGAGCAACATACTTCCCATCGAGCAGAGCGGTCATTATAAAGGGCTTTATCACGTCCTGATGGGCTCCATCTCTCCCATCCAGGGGATAGGCCCGGAAGATCTCAAGGTGAGGGAACTCATCAAACGGTTGAAAGGCGGGGAAGTTTCGGAGGTCATCATCGCAACTAACCCTAACGTGGAAGGAGAAGCCACATCCGTCTACCTCTCCAAGTTGATCAAGCCGCTGGGACCAAAGGTGAGCAGGATCGCTGTAGGACTTCCCGTTGGGAGCGACCTGGAATACATCGACGAAGTAACCATGTCCAAAGCCCTCGATGGGCGCCGCGATCTTTGA
- a CDS encoding helix-turn-helix transcriptional regulator: MPIIVNLDVEMAKKKIRLNELAEQIGITQANLSKLKTGKVKAIRFSTLEALCKTLSCKPGDILDYIEKPESRE, from the coding sequence ATGCCAATTATTGTCAATTTAGATGTGGAGATGGCTAAAAAGAAGATCCGATTGAACGAGCTGGCTGAACAAATCGGGATTACTCAGGCTAATTTATCGAAATTAAAAACTGGCAAAGTAAAAGCGATACGTTTTTCAACTCTGGAAGCTCTCTGCAAAACCCTTTCATGCAAACCGGGTGATATCCTCGATTACATTGAAAAACCTGAAAGTCGAGAATAG
- a CDS encoding YbaB/EbfC family nucleoid-associated protein: MVNLSNIQKMMKEAQKMQEKLTQELEEIEEEASVGGGMVTIRMNGHKKVLSITINKEVINPDDPEMLQDLILSAFNETDRKVQEKIHEKLGGLTRGLGIPGLPGIPGFF; this comes from the coding sequence ATGGTAAATCTAAGTAATATCCAGAAGATGATGAAAGAGGCTCAGAAGATGCAGGAGAAGCTTACCCAGGAGTTAGAGGAAATCGAAGAGGAAGCCTCTGTTGGCGGCGGGATGGTCACGATCAGGATGAATGGCCACAAGAAGGTCCTTTCCATTACGATCAATAAAGAGGTCATCAACCCCGATGACCCGGAGATGCTGCAAGACCTGATCCTCTCGGCCTTCAACGAAACCGATAGGAAGGTGCAGGAGAAGATTCATGAGAAGCTCGGCGGGCTCACCAGAGGACTCGGCATCCCGGGTCTCCCAGGCATCCCCGGCTTCTTCTAA